The stretch of DNA TTTGTGTCTAAGTCAAGAGGACTGAAATTCCAGCAtgagaaatatacaaaagaacaacttttatttgtttaaatgctttttatttttgtcattaaaaacgatacgaaaaatacaagaaataaaacaattccacaCATATTTACACTAGGCACAGTGGGGGGCTGAGTGGCATGTCCTTGTGTGAGTGGCATTTCAGCACTCATTCAGCAGTCTGTCTGCACTGTCGGAACATACCTGGCACTGCCAGGGTATGACCCTGGTGCATTTGCCACATGTGTATTTGTAGCAGTTAACGCATCTCACAGTCGCATTATTGGTcttgcatcgatggttgacctgacacttcgcccttttgcctgggctgggtgtggcaggttgttgccgaagcagtttctccttgtgcgccttcttctcactcacatgagagttagcCAACTCTTTTGCGAGCTccaccaggaagtccacccgtctctcctgcaccccaatgcatgcctgataaagcacatgtgcattcagtgctgccatgtcaatcatgttgtagaacaccgcaactggccatctccgtgttcctgcacgcacgctgtactcccgcaccatttggtccatcacatccacaccgcactttgttttgttgtaatccGTGACCGTGTTTGGCTTCCTTTTGGTGGTATCCTCAGTCTCAACCACGCTGTGCATGCTGCTGAGAACGTAAACGGCCTTCTTCCTTTTGGGCGCATACACCGTCAGCGTGGCACCAGTGGTTGAAAACACCTGAGTGGTGAATTCAGTGCGATCCATCTGCCTAGCGGATTGAGGAATTTCCCGGCTTCTCTCGTTGACTGTGCCGAGGATAGTGGTTTTCCGGCTAAGCAGTCGTTGTGCAAGTGACAGTGATGTAAAGAAATTGTCCGTGGTTACAGTTCTGCCCTTGTCCATGAACGGTTCCATCAGCCTCATCACTACAGTTTCGGACAGTCTCTCCCCGCTGGGACGATTGGGGTCCTTGCCAAGATATGGGAAGGCATTACAGATGTACTGTGATTTCAAGTCGCAAGCCACCCAAAACTTGATGCCAAACTTGTCCGGTTTTGTTGCAATGTATTGCAGGAAACAGCAGCGAGCCTTTGATGGATAAAGCTGTGCATCAATAGTGATGTGTCGACCGGGGTTGTAGGATGCGATGCAGTTGGTGACAAACGATCCCCAAACATCGGAGATTGCAGCAAACTTATCGGTCTCCGCTCGCTCACTGCGTGTAAGCATGTCATCAAAGCGTAGGTGTCGCATGATGTTTTGGAAGCGGCTTCGGGCCATAGTTGCAATGATCCTTGGGTTtcccaggtttgctgaccagctgtcacatagcgATGGAACCTTgttcaccccccgcaagatgaCGAcggaaataaatgccattagttccgGGAGATCCATGAACCAATCCTGCTGCTCCTGACGTGCATGTTGAGTTGTCCATTCTTGAATGCTACGAAGCATGTCAAGAGTgataaaacagaggaagctcTGAAGGCGACTCTGGATACTTCGTCTGGCCTCAGCGCTTGGCTCTCCATCTGTGGCGTACGGTTCTATTGGAGTGAAATCGAGATGTGTCCCCACTTGTTCTTCACGCCACACTGTGCCATCTTTCGCGGTCTGTGACGGCTCACTCCCCAAACTAGCTCTCTTTTGTGGTGGAGGGAGAGTCTCCTCATCTGCAagataaacaatttcaaattaactttttgtttggttctaaataaaaaacagtcaggaaaataaaataggtaGGTTGAGAAATCTAACCTGAAGACAGCTCAGAGTCCGAATCCGGTTGAAGGTCTATGTCTTCTCCATCTGAATCCCAAGGGCTGGCACTGCTCTGAATCAGTTCCAATGCCTTCTGAGTGGTGCACCTcgtctgcattttgtttcttgtgaactaaataggtgaagcagtcccTTATTTAtactccacagcacaaaaggctgcatgcaaatttacATGTGCAAAGTCTTCCAGATCTCTTCTGTTTACACTTTTTGTATGATTTtccactcctaccttctggcctgacggtcaacggccacatttacaattgaagaagggatcctaatttgagccatcagagtcgttaGTTTGGTATCAGGGTCGTTTGACCCTCTTTAGGGACTTCAGGGGGGAGGTCAAAAACCcagcagatagaaaacaaaaactgttggtaTGTGGTGcaattttggctaaaacatgcTTCCtcttaatttagtaaattaatcaagttcaatatttaatatttaatttaaaaacacgcctgcagaaacttttaaaacttttttgtcttttagttttttgaaaaatgccctgTGTCCATTTCTACTTTAGATCTCTATGTTGTTTactctatttagtaaacaacatagagatgttgcatttataaattatttcaaaacatttgaggtttaaagaaaaaacacaagtaagcttctttcaaagccaaaacattcattaaatctgtcaaaatggctgccaagacAAACCAGTTTGAGGCCTGACCAAATTGGTCTATTactctatttagtaaacaacatagCCTAGCTTGTTTTCAATCCTACATGCTCATAGTATCGTACAGCTAACTAATATATTCTACAGAAAGTATGTAAAGTAGAAGACACTTTACAGTTTTGGTGGATTAACTTTCATTACAAGTTTGAACTGGTTTAATTTCAGTGTCAGTTGTTAGCATAACCAGAGCTAATGGCTGTTATGCTAGGCTACTGATAGCAACATAGCTTACAAACAAGCTAATTTGATATAGgtgttatattgtaaaatagttCTTGTGTATGttatagtttctttttgttataatactgatcaaactcatcaaattaattgtttttaaagccacaACATGATTCATTAGTTATGTTAACCAAGACAAACTTTAAGCCAATTTCTCCCCAAAACCGACGAAACCGCTCCAAGTTTAATGTTACATCATTAAACTGGAAGTACCAGAgaaatcatttaacatttctacctttggagcccagagacgggtcgactgacctgaaggattttagctagcaggcgcttttgttctgtaaataggccattaccttataattaccctggtaatggcctcaacgcatctcacagttgcacaattgttccttagacttagacttagactgactttattgtcattttgcatgcacagggtcaATGTTTGACGTTCCAAtattgtgaggttactccagaataaaataaaatacagtataaaatatgaatataaatctaaatataaaatataaagtgcaggactgacagtaaaatagaagttatttagctctgtacatgtgcaaggtataaagtggagaccagtttttgagtgcagtccagttaagagttcagcagtctgatggcaagtgggaaaaagctgttacggaaccaggtggacctgcaccggatgctgcggaacctctttccagaggacagcagggagaacagtccatggtgggggtgtgaggggtcactgatgatgtttcggcctcaggacacgcatcctgcatcgatggttgacctgacacttcgcccttttgcctgagctgggtgtggaaggttgttgccgaagcagtttctccttgtgcgccttcttctcactcacatgagagttaccgaactcttttgcaagctcaaccaggaagtccacccgtctctcctgcaccccaatgcatgcctgataaagcacatgtgcattcagtgctgccatgtcaatcatgtttgccaggtttgctgaccagctgtcacatagtgatggaaccttggtcaccccctgcaagattatgactgaaataaatgccattagttcttgtgaactaaataggtgaagcagtcacctatttatcctccacagcacaaaaggctgcatgcaaatttgcatgtgcaaagtctcccagctttttgcttacactttttgcatgattttttgaggtggatcaacacaattaatttggttagtttatttctaaactgtcattttaaacccacttagctttatttaaaagaaaatcattactaatttcttttagaaaaacctttgcatatttcttgaaacagattgtatgttttgcaaactctatgtacatttggcaaaatgacctggataatgcagcacaacatcatggattagctgcaaaaggtcacatctctccaaaaacacttcatgtatgcttcaaaactaaactgaagagcattacctacaggagatctgatctcctgtaggtatcatagatacccacccccaacatggactattcacactcctaccttctggcctgacggtcaacggccacatttacaattgaagaagggatcctaatttgagccatcagagtcgtcagtttggactcagggtctttCGACCCTGTTTCGGTACGTCAGGGGAGAGGTCGAAAACCCTGGTACTCCTTAAGAGATCATACAAACTCCATGTTGATCATGATGCTTTTTAGTTATtactaagctaagctaacatgtttatttttaaaacaaactataatctagactgatttttttaattcacagaaaatttaaacacattaaataacTACAGATGCTGTTAATGTTGTAACATTAAACTTGGAGCGGTTTCGTCGGTTTTGGGGAGAAATTCACTTAAAGTTTGTCTTGGTTAACATAACTAATGAATCATGTtgtggctttaaaaacaattaatttgattagtttgatcagtattataacaaaaagaaactataaaatacacaagaactattttacaatataacacCTATATCAAATTAGCTTGTTTGTAAGCTACGTTGCTATCAGTAGCCTAGCATAACAGCCATTAGCTCTGGTCATGCTAACAACTGACACTGAAAATAAACCAGTTCAAACCATAAGCTTGTAATGAAAGTTAATCCACCAAAACTGTAAAGTGTCTTCTACTTTACATACTTTCTGTAGAATATATTAGCTAGCTGTACGATACTGTGAGCATGTAGGATTGAAAACAAGCTAGGctatgttgtttactaaatagagtAATAGACCAATTTGGTCGGCCTCAAACTGGTTTgtcttggcagccattttgacagatttaatgaatgttttggctttgaaagaagcttacttgtgttttttaacatttctacctttggagcccagagacgggtcgactgacctgagggattttagctagcaggcgcttttgttctgtaaataaggccattactggcGCATCAAAGGAAGGGGGAAAGCTTAACTCCCAACTAACTGTCTAGTTAGTTCTATTcagtatattgtattttataatataaagattatatatattatattttatttgagcaaaaaagcacaatgaattaattataatattttaaatggagaatTAGAAATTTTACAGCCAGGTACAGCTGTGAGCAATGACCAGAAGTATTTGTGTCTAAGTCAAGAGGACTGAAATTCCAGCAtgagaaatatacaaaagaacaacttttatttgtttaaatgctttttatttttgtcattaaaaacgatacgaaaaatacaagaaataaaacaattccacaCATATTTACACTAGGCACAGTGGGGGGCTGAGTGGCATGTCCTTGTGTGAG from Xiphophorus hellerii strain 12219 chromosome 19, Xiphophorus_hellerii-4.1, whole genome shotgun sequence encodes:
- the LOC116708688 gene encoding uncharacterized protein LOC116708688; translated protein: MQTRCTTQKALELIQSSASPWDSDGEDIDLQPDSDSELSSDEETLPPPQKRASLGSEPSQTAKDGTVWREEQVGTHLDFTPIEPYATDGEPSAEARRSIQSRLQSFLCFITLDMLRSIQEWTTQHARQEQQDWFMDLPELMAFISVVILRGVNKVPSLCDSWSANLGNPRIIATMARSRFQNIMRHLRFDDMLTRSERAETDKFAAISDVWGSFVTNCIASYNPGRHITIDAQLYPSKARCCFLQYIATKPDKFGIKFWVACDLKSQYICNAFPYLGKDPNRPSGERLSETVVMRLMEPFMDKGRTVTTDNFFTSLSLAQRLLSRKTTILGTVNERSREIPQSARQMDRTEFTTQVFSTTGATLTVYAPKRKKAVYVLSSMHSVVETEDTTKRKPNTVTDYNKTKCGVDVMDQMVREYSVRAGTRRWPVAVFYNMIDMAALNAHVLYQACIGVQERRVDFLVELAKELANSHVSEKKAHKEKLLRQQPATPSPGKRAKCQVNHRCKTNNATVRCVNCYKYTCGKCTRVIPWQCQVCSDSADRLLNEC